CATGACCTTCAAACAGAGGCTCTTACACTGGAGCAGGCAAAACATAGAGCTGAAAGCAAGATAAAAGGAAGAAGTGAGTAGTACCATCATCACTGTCAATTAACTGTGGCTGGAAAtaatatttggaaaaataaagtACCAATTAAAAGTTTTGGGTTAGcaaaattgattgattgattgatttacttatttagttattgttcaatgaaaaacaattcaattgttcaaaagtgatagtaaagatttACACtgttaccaaaaaaagaaaaaagaaaagaaaaaagcagcacattgattataataagaaatatttcctgAGCCACAATGTGACACTGTAGAAGTGtagagtaatggctactgaaaattcagcattgtcatcacaggaataaattacattttgaaataaaatagaaaaaacaaaagttattttaaattgtatattaatgtattttaatataatattactgtttttactgaactttgtcaaataaatgcagcctatgaATGTATGTATGAACATTTGAATGTTTGTTCAAAGAAGTCCATGTCTACCAACGAGTCTGAAGATATCTGGGGCCCATTGTACACTATTCTTTAGGATCCAGGGTCATATCTCATTTCTGTCCTGCCAGGGATGAGGTTACCTCACAGAGTGTTGGACCCTGATGTTCTTGCTGTGGAGCAGGAGAACCAAAGGCTTGAGGAGGAAATCCTCAGAATCCAGCTGGCCAGGGAGAAGCACAAAGGAGAGCATGGTATCTGTTCCTCTAAAATCTGAAATCTTGAGCATGACATGATGAATGATAAAGTGATGTTTAACATTTGATAGAAAATGTGTTAATTGTGTGATGTCTAATTTGCATGCTTAAACTCTGCTATAAAATTATATGCTCATAGCATTtgatattatttgaataatatttgaatatttcagtatattatttgaatatttgaattaatgttTTCTGGATCAGGATTCACTGATATCCAGAAAGACCATATCCAACAAATGGCTAGCCTCCAAGCTGAGATTGCCTTTTtaagaagagaaaaagagaaggaCCGAGAGAGGAGAGCTCCTCTGTCTGTGTTTCCTGGATCTTCTATGGCCTTAACACATCTTGATCTGCCACTGGTGAGACAAAGCTTCATCCATCTTAATTTATACTGATGTAATATCTGTTGGGTTAATGTGATAATGTTTAATAGTGCACAAAATTCTCTTTGATACTGCCTATTTTCATTATGTCTGTAACAGAGAGATGGATGATATTCAATTCTactgaatattatttttaattaaatgaatccatttaaaaaaactataactacaatcagatgttttaaatgctacaagtgaattgaGGCATGagaacataatataacatataacatacagTATCAACATGTCCAAGatccaataattaaaaataataataaaaataaaacagccaataaccattttatttatgaataaaaggttcaaaagaatagcattttttaaatatatataaatctttaggattattgtctttgctgtcacatttcaatcaatttaatgtCCTTCTTCATTCTCTGGCATTCTCACAAAAGAGTGATTGTGAGAATTATagagaatgaagaatatggtgcatatatattgtatttaccAATGTTATTATTGCAGGATCAGAGTTCAAAACAGCATTCACTGATGGGATCCCATATAACTGATCCACTGGAAGCTCTTGGTCCTGCTCCATATGATCCTGTGTAAGACACATTTTCACTTCGTCCTCTACGGATTTCTTTTTCTAATTTAGTCCCTATAGATGCTTGTACATGTCATACTAAATATATTATGATATGATTCAAATCCAGCTattgtctgaatgtgtgtgtacaGGGCTGGCTTCGTGATCTTCTATGACCTGGTGATGGGTGTTGAGGCTACTTTGAGAACAGTGCGTTTATTGGCAGGGTTATATTTTAATGGGCAGAAGTTGGGACAGACCACCCCAATGCCACCTGTGCTGTGCCAACCTGCAGGACCATTACTGTCCAACAAGAGTCCTGGAAACTATGCTCTACTAGCTGTTACGCAACCTGTGCCAAGGTAGTTTGGTGCAGACATAAATATGGATAGATAGAGCTGGTATgtttacataatttaatatgcGTTTCATTTCAGAGTACAGCCAACTTCAGATCTCTCTTTGGTCATAGAGATCCAGACTTCTGAAGGTCTGGATTTGTTCAACCATGAAACTGAGGGCTTGGTGACTTGTGGCTGGACTAAGCTTGATCTCTTTGACCAGCACAACCAGGTAAACAGTGGTCACTGGAGGCTTCCCTTCCGCGCTCTCCCAGTTCAAGCATCCTTAAGTCCAGGTCAACTCTATTCCGTGCCACAAGTATGTTCAACAAATAATAAAAGTCTGATGTTTCATTAACATGTATAAATGTCCCACTGATACTTTAAACTATTAAATCGGACTAAAAATGGCTTCTTTCTTTACAAGCTGGGTAACATGGAACTTTGTCTTCGAGTAGCAAATGCTCGTGATGGAGATAAACAGACCCTTGAAGAGATTGACCCCAACAACACAAACCAATATAAGTCAATTTCCATGGTAgggaaaaaatatttacaaatatttaacttGCTTTTTTAGAAGCAAAATTTACAAAAGTTTTTCTTGTTTAGGTGGCCTCAAACACAGTCCTGGCGAACCAAGAACCATGTTAACACTTTGCAACCCTCATCCAATCCATTACCTTCAATGCTAAAACAGATCACATGGAAAGAGACCAGTTGAGGACAAATTGAGTAATTCAACCCAAATCTAATTAccataaaataaagacattttttccACATCTATGAAACATTAGAAGTTGTTAATTACTCGACatggagttttgtgtgtgtgacttcaTATTGCTCTAGGAAAAGTGATTTAAGGcagctttatcattttcacacTAAATAGCAAATATACTAGTACAAACATTTTACTTATAGGTCAACCATTATATTCATCTTCTTCTCATGGGATTCCATAACTTTCTGTCCAATGAATTTCTATCATTCCATTGGACATCTAGCCGTTTTTGAAGCAGAAcaatcgtttaaaaaaaaaataataataatttaagagcCGCATTCACATATGCAAATATCCTTTATTCAAAGTTTActacaattatacaaaaattgGACAAACGGGttatttacaaaacaaagagaCAAAAGTTGTTCATGGAGTATGAGGCAGGCATGCGCTGCTGGTTGGAAGATAAGTGGTCAATCAGAAGAGGCCCATTATGCTGACGTCTCCACAGAGGAAGACTTGGCTGGCTGCAAGAGAAAGTGAAAGTATTAAAACAAaccacttatttaaaaaataataaattatgcaatAAACTGAATCATGACAAAATGTACCAATATTTAGCCAAAAGAAACAAACTTCCTCTAAAATAAGATTTTGCTAGTATGTGTAAAAGTGCATCCAGCTGAACCAGTTCTAACAAGGTTATGATGCCAATATTTTAGAATCCTGCAAGTAACAATTCCAATCTCAGGGTCACAAAAATGTTGTATTTCTCgactaagtcgctttggataaaagcttctgccaaatcaataaaaaaataaaaaccctagCAAAAGAGCAGAGGGATTTTCTTTTAGCATGAGAGCAGGTATGCTTGTTATGTGGCAGTACATTTAATCTACACACCAATTTTTTACATTCAGTTAAAACACAACCGTTCATGTAACATGCCAACACAGGCATATTTTGGGGGGTGTATTTGCACAAGATGCAAAAGCAAACAAGTTGCACTGTGTACACGGTGTCAAACAGTGCTCAAGTGGAGCTGGTTCACAGCTTCTTgcgtttgaatattaaaattggCAAGACTTGATGTGAAAGTGACTTGTGATGCTGCTGTACTGACAATTGTCAACTATTCCAAGCATCTTTTACACTGGGCCAGCAAACACTCCTTATGGTCAAGCCCTGTGACTTCAGAGGAAACAACAGGCCTATCAACTCGCCTCCTGCTCCATTTTCTCCTGGACTCCATTGCCGTTGTGGGCGGAGTCGTCGCTGCCATTAACTGAGGTCTCCTGTTTAGTCTTTTTAGCATCACTGTCCTTTTTTGGACTCTCCTCTTCTGGTTTCCTCTGTGCAGGAATAAAGCAGGACAGAACActtattttttttgcactgaacACCTAGTCTCTACATGCTACTACAGCACATATGGCCACTTCAACACCACACCACAACTACAACATGCCAAGCCAAAATAATGAAGCACAAAACACCATAGAAGCACCAAGCAACACCAAAACTAATCTAGTTGGCAAACTCAGCTAATGACCCAGCATGCAAAATTGACCTCAACTAAGAGAAGGTAGCACTGCAATTGCCCCTTTAGAGGCGGACTACCCTCATTCACTCCAGTTAAGAACCTCAAAACATGCTAGACCAACCACATAcccctaccccccccccccatccctaGGTCTACTGCAATGGTTAAAACTACACTTCAGTGATGGATACTCACCTTTTTGCGAACAAGGTGAGAAATGTCAGAGGCAGACTTTGAGGAAGATGCACCGTCAGCTGGCCTTACAggaatctgaaaaaaagaaaagaaaaagggtgGCACTATGTATTATAGGCTAAAAGATTAGAAAGGGATACAGCAGTATCAATACTGACAAAGTCACTTAAGCAGAGTTCAGACAGCACGATTTTTAAAGTAGTCGGATCACCgttcttttcacactgcatgactatcttagccagcattcagtcactgctgtgttcacactgcacgatgGATCGGCGACAGAAGGTTTCGcactgcatgactttacaataggAAGAAGAATTGCagacaactctgtctggcacgcAAACTACGTTCCACAACCAAACACCCACGAGATGTGACAAGGAAACAACGCGATATCACGTGCAAGACCGGAGTTTTCACGGGAGACTGGGATAGCGGAGATGAAATGTCAAAACAGACACAGGTGCTCTTGCTAAATTTATACCAACTTATCTTCTATTTCATGGGTCCAAATAGACAGAAGAAAGCCTTTTTCTGAAATGAAGCCATGTTTGCTGAGATTGTGGTCTAGAACACCTCCCCAAACTCCCCGCTGCTCTGTATATTGTGCTCTCATTGGCTGTCGGTCATCGCCAatgtagttttcagtcagaacacTTTTCACACAGCATGATTTTGAATCGCCGACAGGTCAAGATATTTAGTATGCCAAATATCTCATGGGCATCGCGACTCGGCAATTCTCTCATATCGCGTCGTTGCTCATTCACACTGCGTGATTGTCACTTGCGTGAAGAAGCACAGATTTGCCGGTGATTTCGGGCATTTGTCTGCAATTTCTCAACCTGTTAGCGAGCCAAAAATTTGGCTAAAATAGTGCAGTCTGAACTCAGCTTTATTTGTGATCAAAAAAAGGTTTCTCAACTTTCAAGTGTTTTCAGTACTTTTAACTTCGGTGCCAAACACCCTTGACATATTTAGCTGGTCCATgtcatgaggaaaaaaataaaaataaaacccataCACAAAACAGTATGGTCCACTTATTAAATTGTAACAAAAAGTATCACCCATCCCTAATGCTAAATCGAGGTAACAAAGCATTAACACACCTGACTAGCAGTAGAGGAAGACGGGCCACCATTTTCAGCTGGAAATGCAGACGAGGTGGATGCTCCGGCCTGTAACAAATTTCAAAAAAAAGTCTCAGTGCCCCTTCAGAACGGTACCATattcaataaaatgtataatacaagCTAATAATATCATCAGCCACTGCAAAGCACGGAACAATGGATAACATGCATTTGCAATATTGCACCAATGCAACTCACAAGAGTCTGATGGATGGCCTCAGACGCTGCAGCAGCCGTCCTCTGGCTCTCCTTTGCATCTTCAATCTTCTCAGCAATTTCTGGCAGTAACTGTTTCAACTCCTCAAGCTCAATCTTCTCTTCCTTTGCTGCCTCTGCATCTTCAGCCTTTTCTATTAGCTCCTGAAGCATAGCTGCAATAAGAGTGATGTGGAAATAAGTTGAATGCACCGTTCTTGCTCATGGCAACTAGTGTTATCAACAAGCAATTCCTCAGTTAATAAACGCATGAGGACTGACAAAAGACTACAGTAAAAATTTACTTACCAAGACGGCTCTCAATGACTTTGACAGAGTTGGAGAAGTGCTCAATGGCTTGGCTGTACTGGGTTGTGTAGCTGTAAGTTGTGCCCAGCTGGTAATGAGTCTCAGCCAGAAGACGACTATGAGAGGGAAGGTGTTTCAGCTGCAAGGTTAAACACTCATTGAAGTCCTCCAGAGCCTGGCTGTAGTTACCTGCATAAAACAAAACGGAGAAACTAATTAAGACTGAAGAATGACTAACGGATAACTTCCATTTTACAGCAACTTGTGAAACCAAAAAAGGtccttttttccccattttaatATACTCACACCACAtacacacctgattcagctcCAACTTCTCCAAGTTTCAGGTAAATCTGTGCCGCCATTAGCTGATCTTCTTTGCTCTCTTTTCTACAAACCGAATAAGAGAGGTTTATTCAAAAGTtaaaatttcaaaaataaaaagatatgggCATACCTTTTATAAATGACTTTTGCAACTTCAAGCATCTCCCAGGCTAACTGTAGGTTTCCAACTTCATCCTCATCACTGTCCTAAAACCACAAAGAcaataaaccaataaataaatgggagagggtaaaaaaaacaaagacaaaaaaacactTGGATTACAAACCTTATCCTTTGTTTCACCCTCTgcatcctcatcttcatcctcatcgtcatctaaaacattaaaaaggttAACTCACGGACACTGAAATGTGAAAACCCATCACTTTGGACACCCCTCAGTGACACTGCAGCTTAAAATAACAAATACTCTGTGGATCCAACGGAGTTTAGAACATTCACCAGGTGAAATTCAGCAAAAGTATTTAATACTGAAATTGTGCCCCCCAGACACCACACTTCACTACCTCCATCCTCTTCCATGGGctcttcattttcttcatttcCATTTTTCTCCTCAAACTTTTCATCTTTTTCAGTTAGTCCATTTGACACGGTGACATCTTTTTTAGAAGCGCTTTCATCCACACTTTTTAACTTCTCAACTTCTTTGGCAGGTTCctcattttcagcagatttctcCTCATCTTGAGCAGGTTTATCCTCATCTGGAGCAGGTTTTGCCTCATGTTCAGCTGGTTTCTCCTCATCTGGAGCAGGTTTTGCCTCATGTTCAGCTGGTTTCTCCTCATCTTGAGCAGGTTTTGCCTCATGCTCGGCGGTTTTCACATCTGGAGCAGGTTTTGCCTCAAGCTCAGCTGGTTTCTCAGTTTTCAGTGATGCTGCATCCCCTTCCTTTGGCTCTTCAACCTTCCCCTCAACTTCTTCATTCTTCTGCTCACCTTTTCCCACCTCTTTTTCTATCTCTGACTGAGTTTTGTCCTCTGACATGGCATCATAAACCTGTGCTCGAAGCTCATCTCTGGTTTTCTCTGCATCATAGTACAAATGGATGGATATTACTAGGTTACAGCCAGAGCCCCTCTTAATCggaatcaatttaaaaaaaaaacacaggcacTGGTTTTTGTGCAGAGCACAGACAACTGTCAATATGGTGGTTCTTTGGAAACAATTTTTGCAGATGTCAAGCCTTGAGTATGTATGAAAAAAATTTAACTGGCAAACTAAAACTTAATACAAACCATCCAAGTTGTCTGCACTTTCAATTTTAGAGTCATTCTGTATCTCGCCTTCTTCAGAGGATTCTTCAGGGACTCCCTCTAAAGCATTTCCAAGCACAGTATTCTCCATCCTagagaaatataaaaaacaaaagttagaaaaactgaaaatcttttccttttataaaaattaataaaattcaaaCCCAACTAATCCATATACCTAGCAAGCTCCAGAAGGGCTTTCCCACACAAGAAAAAGGCTTCACCACATTCATCAGCAGTGTCTCCATACTTTTCAGCTCTTAAGGGGGGAAATGGGtaacacattatgcatttaaaactCAGTGTTAAATAGTGTACTGAATGGCAGACACCACATCTTTAGATAAAACGAATGCATTGTAATATTCCTTGACTACTCACAGCATGGCACAAGCCTCCTGAAACACACTCACTGCAGACACAACATCACCCATCACCAAGTGCCGGTTTCCTGTGCCAACCAGCTTCTTTGCTTCCTCAGAAACATCGACGGAGCTGAAAAATTTAACGAACATGTGAGTGAAATGAAATTCTATACTCATTTTATTGCACCGAGTAAACGAAGTATGGATACCAACTCACCTGTCTGCAGCGCTTGACGAGCAAGGTTTCTCCTCCATGCTGCAAAGATAAAACCGTTATAAAAATAGttatacaatattaataaaacttgCTTCGTCTGAAGAATACGTCCAATGCTAGgaagttttcagaaaaaaagttcGCTTCAGAAGTTCTAAGACTGTTATTTCTTGACAAGAGTGTGTAAGCAACATTTACACGCGGACATGACTAAAATCTAATGTCACATTTTAATGTCAATATGACACGCAAAGTGGGCAATTTTAAGTGGTGTGTTTGTTGTTACCGCCACCTTTCAAACTTAACGCTAGATTTCTGCGCGCGCGGCCATTTCAACGCAGCGCCAAGCGCGCTGACGGGCCATCGTGACCGCGCGTCGACAGAGCGGGACTTTCCTCATTTAGGATATAACGTTAGAAAGAAACTAGCAGTTCATTTTAAACTATCTCCCGCCAAATGAAAGCAGCCAAACACAACACATCAGCGGGAATAAACGGCGATGCCACCCCGTCGCGTGCGACGATGTCCGGGCGCAGGAGAAAAGCGAGCATTTTTTCTTCACGGAGAACAGAGCTGCTGCAGCTTTGTTATCAAACGAAACCAGCCAAAAACCTCTCACTCGGACTTCCTTTAACTTATCTGATTACTTCCCAGGCTCAGTAGCGCACTTAAcctaaaaattgtattttacctTCCAGCAGTTGAAGCAGCTGCTGTTTCCTCTGGCATCTTAACGCGTCAAATAAACAAAGCTGTAATGTACTGTTGGGTGATGTGCGTGCAAATGGCAGGTTTGTGAAGCTGCTCCTGAATTAGTCTTTGTTGGCGCCTTTAAATACGGATACAAGCCGCACTTCCGCTGAACTACGACCCTGTCACAAAAACGCGGGAGAAAAAATTTAAAGGGCAAGTAACTATATTACGCTGCTGTTCAAAGCCTTATGAACTACAAGACATATGTCTAACTGAACAAGATGAATGggaagtatatattttttcattagattatgtgagacaaaaaaaaaaaaaaaactttttaaaaatatgatttatattaaattagatttcgaaaaaaaaaaacgttccagGCATTTTCCCATATtctataataaaactaataattattattattttatatattaaattatattaatataacagCTTTCCTTATCAGATGTCTTTACCAAGTGGGACGGCAGTGGAAATTGttgaaatatataatgtaatataattagaatCTGGCTAATTGACAtacaaataatgtcaaaataaacTTAAGGGTCTTTATATGCTTTGTAATatgcttttcttttatttatttattttttatataaatttgttcTTTTAAAAGTGATAATCCAGATTAATTCTTGACAAGTttctcagtatatatatataacattgtgaatatattttaacccATCCTTGTTCATTAAGTTTAATTCTACAGacacataacaaaaaaatcagCACACATTTCAATctgtaacaaattattattttttttattgtgtttagaAGTATACAGAGTAGTGAATGGACATTGGTTCTAAGACAGTGAATGGACATTGGTTCCAAGGCACAGAATCACATAGAAGTGTGAATTAATAGGGGTCATTAAAAGGGTAGAGAGGATGTCCTGCATCCCGGAGGACAGACTTACCACCAACCTACAAAAATAGATGCAACATACATAATAGTGAACTACTTTTGGACTCTATTTGTTTTGCAAGGTCTCAACACTCAGCACACTTAAAAAAAGCAGCTTCAAcattatgtttaattttaaaataacatttttgttaatgGCCATGTAAACTTTAGTGCTAGGCCCATGTTGTATGCTGTGGCTTACAGTAATGTAACTTACATTAATGGTTGGTACAATGTAACGGCAGCCTCTGTGCAATGCTGTCACTTGATTCATTTCCTCAGGTTCAAGAGTGAAATCAAACACCTGTTATTAAGCAGAGTAAATGCATGGTATTGTTAAAATACATGGTCATAAACACTCTAGAACatgaaagaataaagaaaaacattcagAAACCTGGATATTCTCTTTGATCCGAGACTGTGTAATGCTCTTTGGGATAGTCACTACTCCTCGTTGAGTTTGCCACCTGCCACAATATCAATGAagaaataatcattaataatCAGTGAACAAATAGCATATACAACTTGTACAGAAGCATGAATTTACCTGATGATAATTTGTGCAGGAGTCTTGTTATGTTTCTTTGCTAGCGCAGCAATAGCTGGTTCCTCCAACAGCACAGGCTCTTCTGGATGCTTCCAAGCTCGGTCAGAAGATCCTAGCGGACTGTAAGCAGTCATTACCAAACCTCGATCCCGGCAGTGAGCCAGCAGCTCAACTTGTGCGAGGTATGGATGAGACTCCACCTGCAAAACACCACTGTTACTCAACAAATTTATATAACAGACCATATAAATTGGGACATCACATTTTCTTCTGACCTGCAAAACAGCTGGTTTGATGCTTGCAACTGCTAAGATGTCATCGATCTGCCTGCTATTGAAGTTTGAAAGCCCAATAGCCCTGACAAGGCCCTTTCCCACAAGTTTTTCCATAGCAGCCCATGTCAGCTTGTAGTCTATGTTGTTAAACCACAAGGTTCCATCCTCCTTCCTAGGGAAAGGGTTATCACCTCGTCTGGATAAAaataacaagacaaaacactTGACTGAGAAATTATAACACAGTAAAGGgctagtccacccaaaaatgaaaatttgggtatatttactcaccctcatgtcattccaaaccagtataacttttgtaataaataatattatggtTACAAAatgggggcagctgtggcctaatggttagagagttggacttgtaagcCGAAGGTCACAggtttaatatcttttaaaaagtcataattttgaTTTAAGTAAGTTAATCGTAAGTTAAAAGTAACTAATTCAAAGTCATTCTTACACagtactctctttctctctgtgtatataaagaaaacaaacctGGCGGTACTAAGCATTaggtctttctctctctatatatatatattctcattatAAGAAGAACTGGAGGCTTACTGGTAGGCATGTGGCCAGTGCATGAGGTAGAGGTCCAGATACTCCAGTTTTAGGTCTTCTAAGGTCTTTAACAGAGATGGTTCCACATCATCTGGGTGgtgttttgtgttccacagtttGGAGGTCACAAATACATCCTCTCGCCTTATGCCCTGAAAGAACACAACAGTTGTAAATCGAATTTATCAATTAACACAAATGTGTAGTTTACATCGATTTGATTGAATgaaaatcggttttcttttttaacatcCCCTGACGCTCCACTCAGGGCTCCCGTAATTCCGAAGGGCCTTAACCCTCCCCCCGCATTTGCTATAGAGACATGCTGCAGAGTAAGAGAGATATTTCGCACTCTGAAATGAAGAAGACCACGGCAGCACAAGCACACCCACCAAAAAGCAACCTACAGCAATATTACTCGTAGCGCGGTTCGCCTATGGTTTACTTTTGTGGCTCGCAAGGCAGTAAATAATACGATGCTATGCTAaagcagtcaatacagatatttcataataacattaaaaacaagcaggactataacataacccattaaaaacaaaagacaatAGACAAAAGACAATAGAGCCCAGTGatgttgtctacactggatgcggtgTGATACGACATGATCCCCATCAGTAAACTGATGCCTTGGTCTATTTTTGACGAAATGTACTGACACTACATTCAGATGATTTGCAactgtagtgtgatgtcatcaagtttagacagacTTTTAGCGagtcacacacccacacacacaaaggtgctggtcatataattagtgatattctataataatatattctaataatgatattctaattatatgagcAGCACCCGTATACCTGTATATATTAACTTAAGGTCTTTACAGCATGAAGGTAACACTTTAAATCATCTTGTCTCAAATTTAACTggtaaattataaataatgataTACCCTTTTATACTGCATTGCATTACATATTAGGGTTGACAGATTAATAAAAAGATATGCCATTTGTGACTAGATGTAACTTTTGATACTTTGCGGTAAAAGTGTCTCTCTGATTGACTTTGCCCTATCATTGCAGCTCTCATTGAAGAAAAATAGTGAAGACCTCTGACAGTCttacaaacatttacaaactGTATCCAGTATGATAAGAATGTTATGTTACATTTTATGTTATGTAACTTTTTCACGGTTTACAATGACAGGGCCTGCCATCTTGTCTTTTTGCCTTGTTGTTCCTGATTGCACTTTAACCCCAATGGGGAAATCCAGAACAAATCCCACA
This genomic window from Carassius gibelio isolate Cgi1373 ecotype wild population from Czech Republic chromosome A6, carGib1.2-hapl.c, whole genome shotgun sequence contains:
- the ccdc17 gene encoding coiled-coil domain-containing protein 17, whose product is MEGLGDLICHNCKMAFHSKGLLDKHKAKFCIGTDLKDPVPLWRGQRGFTQKERAAVKTVHPTRTRTPDLIIVSSEQRNHERESGQDNVSENTALNKLTEEFQKLRISFEQNLPRRQTEVSEEQSSVQQRADEHRALHEQRLAEIRARNRQLEKQREEIEERLAELAGRERTAHLEEALQELRNQEQRNEDVLQQLSSHINSMKGPKPFEVPSNPPEEKKMQHITFDLISSVAGPLSAQIRALRLAYMQSGGSDPEVLAHMHDLQTEALTLEQAKHRAESKIKGRRMRLPHRVLDPDVLAVEQENQRLEEEILRIQLAREKHKGEHGFTDIQKDHIQQMASLQAEIAFLRREKEKDRERRAPLSVFPGSSMALTHLDLPLDQSSKQHSLMGSHITDPLEALGPAPYDPVAGFVIFYDLVMGVEATLRTVRLLAGLYFNGQKLGQTTPMPPVLCQPAGPLLSNKSPGNYALLAVTQPVPRVQPTSDLSLVIEIQTSEGLDLFNHETEGLVTCGWTKLDLFDQHNQVNSGHWRLPFRALPVQASLSPGQLYSVPQLGNMELCLRVANARDGDKQTLEEIDPNNTNQYKSISMVASNTVLANQEPC